The following proteins are co-located in the Candidatus Phytoplasma asteris genome:
- a CDS encoding restriction endonuclease subunit S, with amino-acid sequence MDSGEKKPPKSPNGKYPIIGGNKKTYSKGKSERANQNAGTITIGRDSGYVHYHEKTFWALSNCFIINTKNIKDLEYQTLYKLLQKNQKGIKNLKNLNKKGKNIKTKDLEFFLNNILNFF; translated from the coding sequence ATTGATTCTGGAGAGAAAAAACCTCCTAAAAGTCCAAATGGTAAATACCCAATAATAGGAGGAAATAAAAAAACATATTCAAAAGGTAAAAGTGAAAGAGCAAATCAAAACGCAGGAACTATAACCATAGGAAGAGATAGCGGATATGTTCATTATCACGAAAAAACTTTTTGGGCATTGAGTAATTGTTTTATTATAAATACAAAAAATATAAAAGATTTAGAATATCAAACTTTATATAAATTATTACAAAAAAATCAAAAAGGCATTAAAAATTTAAAAAACTTAAATAAAAAAGGTAAAAATATTAAAACCAAAGATTTAGAATTTTTTTTGAACAATATATTAAATTTTTTTTAA